The Zeugodacus cucurbitae isolate PBARC_wt_2022May chromosome 4, idZeuCucr1.2, whole genome shotgun sequence genome includes the window GAACccttaataacaaataaatcacACAGTTCtcgaataaaatgtatttatattgcgAACGCCTAATTAATGTTGTAGTGGTACTAGCTCTAACATATTTATCATTGAATAGTGAGTGCACTTTACACCggtatatttaattgtttaacaaCGCCATTCAGCACCTCTGGCGTCTTGAAACACCAATTTTTAATGTGTTTGCTTACACGACACCAGGCCTCACCGTGTTTCGGTTCTGCGGCTATGCAGCGCTCTAAAACCTCCTTCTGTTGTTCTTCAGTACCATGTAGCAGTTCAAACTTGTAGAAATACGCCCAAGCATCCCCGAGATCGGGATCAATTTTAACctgttaaattgaaaaaaaaaaaaatatttatattagatatatatgcTATATAGTTAAAAATAACAGTGCGATCACTTACCGTACGGTTAAACCAGTCACGGCACTTGGTAAATTTATGTTCAGACCAGAATAACTTTGAAACCGCCAATAGCACATGTGGATCGTGTTCGCATTTTTTGAGTGCATCAACCGATTTTGTTTTGCGCTGCGGCTTGGATTCCATGAAAATTGCTTCCGCCCACAATTCGCCCGCATTTGGACATTCCTGCAAAGCACGAGCCATCATTGTGCTTGCGATCTCATTGAGGCCGGCACGTAGTTCAATACGTATTGCTTCTAACCAAAGCGCAGCAGTTTTGGGATTACGTAGACGCCCACGCTCTAATATCGAACGCGCCTTAGTTAGCGTGCCCTTACGTTCTTCCAGTGTAGCCGATAGCACCCATAGTGGTATGGATGTGGGACATTTTTTTATGCCTTGATTGTACGTCTCTGCGGCTTCATCCAAACGTTTCTGCTGTTCTTCAATTTGACCTTTCATCATCCACAGTTTCGGGAAGTCGGGGAATACCTTTACGGCTTCATCGAGCAAACGCAAGGCGTCCTCCAAATTATCTAAAGCCCATTCTAAGCGTGCAGATTTCATCATAACACGTGGAGTGGGCGCCGAAGAACGCGCCTTAGCTAACAAGCGACGTGCACGTTCGTATTCTGCATTCTCAGACTCCAATTTGACAGCAGCCAACCAAATGTCTTCGGAATTTGGATTGGCTTGAAAAGCCAGAGACAATATCCCACGTGCCGCTGGTACATCGCCAGCAAGCCACTTGGATTTGGCGCCCATGAGCCAGAGTACCTCAGATTTAGGACAATGTGCAACCGCGCGCTGTAACAAAGCTTCCAGAGATTCGCGTGTGCCATGATTCTTCTCGAAGTAAGCTGCACGTAACCATATACTCTTTTTTGAGGGAAATATTTGTAGCGCATGCGCATATACAGCGCGAGCACACTCGAATGCATTCTCCTTAGCACACTATTCATGAAAAAAGTAAAGGAAATAGGTTATATACGTCCAGTtgcttacaattttattaatacttaCAAATTCAGCATCGTCAATCCATGTTTGCTTGCGATCTTCCTCTTCAACTCCAATACCAATAACAGCTTTCACAATAGCCTGACAGCAGTGCACAGCGCCAGACTTTTCCGCCTCAATGGCTTCCTGGAACCAATGTTCGCGGTTAATCTCAACGCCATTAGCGGCAAGCGATTGCAGGGAACGATCAATGATTTTCTCCACCATGTGTATATTACCGTTTGCTTCCTCAAGTTTCGCGGCAGTGGTCCAAATCTGTCGGTCGGTCGGTATATTTTCACGTGCCTTATTCAATACTTTACGCGCATTTTCGTAGGTTTCAAGGCGTGCCAAAGCCAGCCATAACTCCACGCTTGTGTTGCAACATTCCACAGCGCGCGACAAAAGTATACGCGCATCATCAGGATTTTCCAACTCAACGGCGGCCTTCCATAGACGTACCGAGTTGGGAATGTGTTCGAGTGCTTTGCGGAAGACGCGCCTCTTTGCTTTCGTTTCGGTTTCCAAATCAGCCGCTTTGATCCAAATGCGCACCGAGGTTGGTATGTGACGTGCGGCTTGTGCAATCACCGCCTTAGCGGTGTCTGGTGGTTGCAAACGTGCTGCTTCTAACCATAAATCTTCTGACTGTGGATTTATTTCACAGCCACGCATAATAAGATTTCTTGCCATTTGTACCTTACCAGTGACTTCCTCCAAACGTGCCGATGCGATCCAAGCGGGTGGATGATTAGGATTGGTTTCGCGCACACTCTTCAATAGTAAACGTGCTTTCTTGATGTCATTTATGTCGCCACCGTATGTGGGTATCATACTTTGCAAGTCAGTAAGGTAACCCTTGGGATCGACAACAGTTTGTCCAGTCACAGAGTCCGATACTTGGGACAGCTTAACATTCATTAGCGTATTACGTGCCTGACCAATCTTGCGCAAATCTAAATCACCAGTTGGCGTAAGCATACCAGGTGTGGCCACACCAGGCACCATTGATGCTAAGCCCGATGAGGGATCGATTGTCGACTGCGCTTCACCGCCGAGATTACGTGATAACACGCTATCAGGAAGAGGCGTAAACTTTTCTGCGCGTGGATTACGCTGTTTGCGATTACGACTATCACCCACTTCGGGTATGGTTGACCACTCTTCAGCGGTGACATTAGCTAATGAACGTTTAAGATCAGAGAACTGTTGTTGAATTTTTGGTCTGAAaaggtaattaaaattaatagttgaaattttatataatacacacaAGCTTATATACCTTTCCTGACGATAACGCTCCAAATCTTCACGCATACGTCGGTCTCTATATTCTTTACGTTTCTCGTCCATACGTTTATCGATTGAGTCGTAAATTTGATCAGCTTCTTCGTCGTCTTTGTCGTATGGATCTTTAGAGAACAACGAACCACTATAGCCGCTAAATTCATCGTAATTGGAGTCGTTCAAATCTTCATCCTCCTCCTcctcttcttctttctttttacgcTTTGCAGCCGGTGGTGCATGTCGGTCATCTGAGACATCATTAGCATCGCGCGCCGGACCAATATCAGAACGTGTTGTAAAACCGGTGGCACTACAAATAGATGAAaggattttttgttaaaaaaaatgattattaaatttattattgtttaaatttgatTGTTAGTAAAATCACTTACCCTCTTCCCACACCAGCCACATAGCCCAGCGGTGCCGGTACGCCAAGAAAATGTTTCTTATTGCGGTTCGCAATTACTGCTGCTGTTATATTCGACATATTTGTAAAATTCAACTCACAGACTCCGCTTGTACAGTTTCTACTCACTTATaagtattattttatgaaagttGTAACACTTcgcttttataattatttataatttacgaGTTTATTGTAAACGTTTGCTTATCACAACTCTTAGACGAGCTGTCATCAACAGCTGTTGTCTTCCGATTTTGGCGACATCTTACGGGTAGGCTAAGGAAGAAGTAAATGTAGCGCCCTCTAGTAGTGAGTTTTACTGAGAGGGATAATctctataaaatttgaaatggttCGCGGAATTTAGGCTAGCGAAAAGGTGGTGCAAATTTAACTATTGTACATTTCACTAAACGAAGTACCCTGTCAGGTGTAAGTACCATAAAGCTTACTGGCAGTGACATTGCTTTCTCCAGCGAGGGGAAATGTCACCATGGACTCTTCACGTCGTTGGAACTTACATGTGGACAACACGGTTACGAAGCAGACACTCATGGTGAGCAAACGTCTAGGAAGGGACGTCTAATAGGGATGCAGTCTGTACATCATCAAATGGACACGATGATAATGAAACCGATGATCACAGGCATAGACATCCAGGGCATCCCTGTCTACAATGGAGCAGAAGCTGGCAAAACTGCAGAGGCTAGGCTGCGTATGCGTATACGGAGCGATGAGAACATGAGCCATGGCATCACTACAGGGAATCCTGGACCTCACACAGCCGCACTGGTAATGTTTAAGCACTGTGCCAACTAAACCATTTTGCAGATGACTGCAGATGGCTATGACAAAGGTAATGTGGAATCTACTCAAAATATGATGGAGACCAATGACTTCCTTTAGCTCTCCTACCTAGGGATGATACCACCAGAGAGACAAACTTTGCAAAGAAATTCAAAACCACACTAGGCAGTATAGGTGACTGGGGTATTCCGGCATTCGAGTCGTTATTTGAGGGGTGCTCTCTGCGCTAGTACTCTGATGGCTCTGAAACTTCTGAAGGCTCGTCCGATGTAGCTATTGAGTACGGGAATTGACGACGTTATCAATCGCTACATAAAGTGGATCCAGCAATGGAAGATTCGTCCCAAATTCTATCCACTCAATACACAATACCCTTCCATCATCCGATTCATTTGAAGATGGAGGATCACAAGTACTCTCGCCCGTAGGGAACATCTAAAGAAACTCCTAAATGTGATAGTTATTAGCCTTTTAGTATCTCTAAGAGCAGCGAGGGACTTGGTTCTGTCTTGCCAGATAATACTTGATCCATTCCCATCATTTATTTCTTCAGCGGGGCGAGCTTAAGGACGGATGGTCCTCCAGGAACTCCAGAAACTCTTCAACCAGAGTAACTGCTTCCATTTAGAGATAGTTATAGACTTGCTAACAGGCGAGAAATTATGACCGTGAACCGTGAAGTCCAGTGCTGAGAAAagcaaagtatttaaaaattattagtctttcagtttttttttctttttcactaaaactttttactaaaaattaataaattactcTCATATCTCAACTAAAAAATCTAGGTATTCAATCAAGTTCTAGCTCGTTAGCTAACTGTTGCGTACGCACTTTCAGCGCATCCTGCATATCAGGTTCCAATTTCATAATTTCCACAGCTTCTTTCAGCAGCTCCATTGCTTCGGTGAGTTTTTCCTGAACATTTGCTTTGGTCAGTAAGCCTTTCTCAAATTCGCGTTTTGCTTGTACCACTAAAGCTTCCTGCAGATCCAGCAAAAGGTTACCGCGGAATATGCTAGCACCACCATCGAGTATTTCCGCTACTTCCAAGAGCTCTTGACAGAGTTCCACTTTTCGCTTTACAGCCGCATCATTCATTTCTAGAAAATGCAGTTTTTATGGGATTTAGAGGTTTTATTCAGCAATGAAATGGACTAATGGACTAACCGTGCATCTGAAATCCGGGCGCATTGCCATACAGTTGAGTGAGCGCGTACTTTACTTGCAACATATGGGTGTTTTTCTCATGCAACGTGTCGCGATAACGGTGTAGGAACTCTTCAAACGCGCGTGGTGACTGCTTGTTTAACGACTCGATCTCTTTCAACATGGCGCCGTTGCCCCAATTGATCTGTTTGGCGGGAATTTCGTGTGGACAAAGCTGACACTTCCACAAAGCGCCATTGTCCAGCGGATTTGTGGATATTAtctgtaataaataattatgggtAAGTGGCAGATTCGTAAATTTAACATTACTAACGAACCTTTCCGATTTTGCAGCGGCTGCATAGAATAGCGCCGGCGAATGTGCCCAACTCCTCGGGATCTTTGCAGCGCGCACAAGTGCACTCGAAGCACTTCGCCTGCGAGAGATGTTGCCGACGCATGAGCGTACACTTCAACGGTTGCGTATAGGAGGTCGCAATTACTTCGCCCTTCGCGATCTTCTGCTTCGCTATGAAGAGTATTTGCATTTGATCGTCGAAGGTGTGGCGCGCATTCGAGACACAATCGTGTGAGATCATCGCCGCATGTGTATAGATCGAGCGCAGCTTCTGTCCGGTTGCGGCTTGACGCACCTCAAAAGTGTTCGTATCCAAACGCGCGGCGATGCGTAAGACATCGTCATCGCTCCATTCGCTGAAACCCATAATCGTCTTGATAAAGGTTAACAAATTTGCGCTGAGTATCTTATAGAGCGGCGTATTTATGCGCTCGTTGAGATGATCTTCCAGCTGTGCGAAACGCGCGAAGGCTTCTGGGTTTTTATTACGCAACAAAATGCAACGCAGCGGCAAAATGACACAATAGGCAGACTCCTTTTTACCTGTACCCTCCTTAGTGGGATCATAATCGATCTTGGCTTTGAATTTACGTGCCGCCATGAGCTCGCATTCGTCAATATGGAGTGAGGACTTTTCACACTGCGGTCCGCACAAGGGCCACGAGCAGCGACTGCATttgtagaaattattttttggcgAAACAGGATTTGGCAATGAGCGGTGACAGCCCAAACATGTAGGCGCACTAGCCACCTTGGGTCCATATATGAAGGGCTTTTCACGCAAGAAGATTTCACCTTTTTTAATGTCACGTGTGGCACGTAAGTGACGACCCAATGTATCGTTTATGGCGatctagaaattaaaaaaaaaacgactgagtaatattttctttagctaaaatttaaattttattttacattttgggACAGTGGTTTCGTGGACTGATATGGAGTCGATAAGGAAACGTTACAGTCGATAAGCAAACAAGCTAACCCTTAGCGGATGAATTAAATGTATGCTAATAGAATAATTTGTCCGGAAATTATTGCTTGGACGATCTTGGATCTGTTCGTTTAGATTCAACTGTGATGGAtcggaaatgtttatttttacctCCTCGGTAGTCGTTAGCTACCAAAAGGCTCTTTCGAGAATGCTTGAAAGACGAAGCAATAAATCGGTAGAGGTTTGCTTAATGCCCTAAACACCAGATGAGCATCAGATACATTGAACCCAGTGGATATCCGAAAGGATCTGTTACGGACGAAACCATCAGAAAAATCCACAAACCGTTTTTGAATAACAGTAATATGGATTTAATAAAGACAGTTGACACTCAAGGAACTAAAGGAAACAACGAACTGATGATTCTGTATAAAGTTTGAAACTGTTCAATCAAAACAAACTCCTTTTTTGTCGCGAAATGAGAATTCATCCGTAACTATCAGAGTGAACCGCCAGTGATGAAAAGACGGCAGGCTAACTGACAATCAACTATCAGGAAAAGgcaaagacatacatatatacagtagttATTGAATCGTTTGAGGAACTCCGAAAAATTGTAGTCCCAGATGATGATAACAAAGATCTGTTTCATCAAGCCAAACTACCGCGTCATAAATGGAGAAGAAATGTTAAATGAACTTAGATTCTAATGGTCCCAAAGCCGCTTTCCTCAAACGAGCTAGCGCCCAGGGGATTCAGTCCTGTCCTAAGACTTCTAGAGAATGCCTGCTGAAAAGGAACTTTTGGGAAATATTCTACCTATTCCTGTCCTTAGAGCTCAAAACAATGCCCACTGGAAAGGAATTTGGGAGAAATATTCTAAAGATCTGGCATCCTGGTGACTTATTCCTGTTCTCAAAGGAATGCTCGTTGGAAACGAACTTTTGGGAAATTATGAGATAATCGTCGAGACAAAAGATCGCCTAAAAGACAGAAAGTTGGAAGAtctgtaaaaatttgaaaatagctGTTTTACTCTCTTTATAAACCTATCGCTATTTTGTtcctaaataaaaaaagagaaatttaagcatttttgtgATTTCACAATCGTATTCGCATCTCTATGTATACAAGCATTATCTTTTACACTGTCCATGCGCGCGAATTTCTTTCGCGACCACCTGTTGCCACAATTTCATCATTTGTAAACAAAGTTGTGATAAATGTTTACTAAAATGCTTTTCCGTTTTCTCTATGTTCCGTTACTTCGCTATTTTTATCCGTTTTCTCTGTACT containing:
- the LOC105214578 gene encoding pre-mRNA-processing factor 6: MSNITAAVIANRNKKHFLGVPAPLGYVAGVGRGATGFTTRSDIGPARDANDVSDDRHAPPAAKRKKKEEEEEEDEDLNDSNYDEFSGYSGSLFSKDPYDKDDEEADQIYDSIDKRMDEKRKEYRDRRMREDLERYRQERPKIQQQFSDLKRSLANVTAEEWSTIPEVGDSRNRKQRNPRAEKFTPLPDSVLSRNLGGEAQSTIDPSSGLASMVPGVATPGMLTPTGDLDLRKIGQARNTLMNVKLSQVSDSVTGQTVVDPKGYLTDLQSMIPTYGGDINDIKKARLLLKSVRETNPNHPPAWIASARLEEVTGKVQMARNLIMRGCEINPQSEDLWLEAARLQPPDTAKAVIAQAARHIPTSVRIWIKAADLETETKAKRRVFRKALEHIPNSVRLWKAAVELENPDDARILLSRAVECCNTSVELWLALARLETYENARKVLNKARENIPTDRQIWTTAAKLEEANGNIHMVEKIIDRSLQSLAANGVEINREHWFQEAIEAEKSGAVHCCQAIVKAVIGIGVEEEDRKQTWIDDAEFCAKENAFECARAVYAHALQIFPSKKSIWLRAAYFEKNHGTRESLEALLQRAVAHCPKSEVLWLMGAKSKWLAGDVPAARGILSLAFQANPNSEDIWLAAVKLESENAEYERARRLLAKARSSAPTPRVMMKSARLEWALDNLEDALRLLDEAVKVFPDFPKLWMMKGQIEEQQKRLDEAAETYNQGIKKCPTSIPLWVLSATLEERKGTLTKARSILERGRLRNPKTAALWLEAIRIELRAGLNEIASTMMARALQECPNAGELWAEAIFMESKPQRKTKSVDALKKCEHDPHVLLAVSKLFWSEHKFTKCRDWFNRTVKIDPDLGDAWAYFYKFELLHGTEEQQKEVLERCIAAEPKHGEAWCRVSKHIKNWCFKTPEVLNGVVKQLNIPV
- the LOC105214579 gene encoding SET domain-containing protein SmydA-8 codes for the protein MTNPGKCAVCGVDASQKCGGCRNVVYCGKEHQIIHWKKGHKAECKCYEIAINDTLGRHLRATRDIKKGEIFLREKPFIYGPKVASAPTCLGCHRSLPNPVSPKNNFYKCSRCSWPLCGPQCEKSSLHIDECELMAARKFKAKIDYDPTKEGTGKKESAYCVILPLRCILLRNKNPEAFARFAQLEDHLNERINTPLYKILSANLLTFIKTIMGFSEWSDDDVLRIAARLDTNTFEVRQAATGQKLRSIYTHAAMISHDCVSNARHTFDDQMQILFIAKQKIAKGEVIATSYTQPLKCTLMRRQHLSQAKCFECTCARCKDPEELGTFAGAILCSRCKIGKIISTNPLDNGALWKCQLCPHEIPAKQINWGNGAMLKEIESLNKQSPRAFEEFLHRYRDTLHEKNTHMLQVKYALTQLYGNAPGFQMHEMNDAAVKRKVELCQELLEVAEILDGGASIFRGNLLLDLQEALVVQAKREFEKGLLTKANVQEKLTEAMELLKEAVEIMKLEPDMQDALKVRTQQLANELELD